The following proteins are encoded in a genomic region of Thermococcus pacificus:
- a CDS encoding B12-binding domain-containing radical SAM protein encodes MARIVLTTDETLTSTYHDVPLLDFLGCAPYDKLPKWVFRFFDTQLPDENGVLSQAPYGLRKVEAALLRDGFNRDEVVVAHPRAVERFIDGKTTIVALYEMDPLGLGPVSMMFTNGGQWRNYTSVKFRELINRINRVREAKGLKFKLVVGGPGAWQLEFRREEREKLRIDHVVMGEVDHVAGEIFRDIESGSADEAVFVRGWPRVEQIPTIVAPSYKGLVEVMRGCGRGCRFCEPNLRVARYIPIEKIEEEIRLNVNAGIDHAWLHSEDVFLYRVEDKKNFYPNAEAVVELFEVARRYTRNVNPTHGSVAGALAIPDMIERISEIVDAGPNHWVGIQVGFETASPELIGKYMNNKMKPFSPEEWPWVLLNGTYVFNKNYWFPAYTTILGLPGDTDEYEIMTARLIVTMEKELEEKLGNRAHFTVTPLAFVPMGLLKDQEFYKIDDMITYGQFLHLYYAWKHMMREVTRGLPAVMKNNPFLIPFYPLARLGTRIVIRQIEKWGKSKGYEVKRLEPLEGLRIEVDEHRWYSKPALAEAY; translated from the coding sequence ATGGCCCGCATCGTCCTGACGACGGACGAAACCCTGACGAGCACGTACCATGACGTGCCGTTGCTCGATTTTCTGGGCTGTGCGCCCTACGATAAACTGCCGAAGTGGGTCTTTCGCTTCTTTGACACCCAGTTACCGGATGAGAACGGTGTTCTAAGCCAGGCCCCTTACGGGCTGAGAAAGGTTGAAGCGGCACTGCTGAGGGATGGCTTCAATAGGGATGAAGTAGTGGTAGCCCATCCGCGGGCGGTGGAGCGGTTCATTGACGGGAAAACCACGATAGTTGCCCTTTACGAAATGGACCCCCTCGGCCTCGGGCCTGTCAGCATGATGTTCACGAACGGTGGCCAGTGGAGGAACTACACGAGCGTCAAGTTCAGGGAGCTGATCAACAGGATAAACCGGGTTCGGGAGGCAAAGGGGCTGAAGTTCAAGCTTGTAGTTGGCGGGCCCGGTGCATGGCAGCTCGAATTTAGAAGGGAAGAGCGGGAGAAACTTAGAATAGACCACGTTGTGATGGGTGAGGTGGATCACGTAGCGGGCGAAATCTTCAGGGACATAGAGAGCGGGAGTGCCGACGAGGCGGTATTCGTGAGGGGCTGGCCGAGGGTGGAGCAGATACCAACGATAGTAGCTCCGTCCTACAAGGGGCTTGTCGAGGTCATGAGGGGCTGCGGCAGGGGGTGCCGCTTCTGCGAGCCCAACCTGAGGGTGGCCCGCTATATACCCATCGAGAAGATTGAAGAGGAAATAAGGCTCAACGTGAACGCTGGAATAGACCACGCCTGGCTGCACAGCGAGGACGTATTCCTCTACCGGGTGGAGGACAAGAAGAACTTCTACCCCAACGCAGAGGCCGTTGTGGAGCTCTTTGAGGTCGCGAGGAGGTACACGAGGAACGTGAACCCGACCCACGGCTCGGTGGCAGGGGCCCTGGCGATTCCGGACATGATAGAGCGGATCTCCGAGATAGTCGATGCCGGACCGAACCACTGGGTGGGCATACAGGTTGGCTTCGAGACGGCCTCGCCCGAGCTGATAGGCAAATACATGAACAACAAGATGAAGCCCTTCTCGCCCGAGGAGTGGCCCTGGGTTCTGCTCAATGGAACCTACGTCTTCAACAAGAACTACTGGTTCCCAGCTTATACCACAATCCTCGGCCTCCCAGGTGATACCGATGAATACGAGATAATGACGGCCCGCCTCATAGTCACGATGGAGAAGGAACTCGAGGAAAAGCTCGGCAACAGGGCGCACTTCACGGTCACACCTCTGGCGTTCGTGCCCATGGGCCTCCTCAAGGACCAGGAGTTCTACAAAATCGACGACATGATCACCTACGGCCAGTTCCTCCACCTGTACTACGCCTGGAAGCACATGATGCGGGAAGTTACGAGGGGACTGCCTGCGGTAATGAAGAACAACCCGTTCCTGATACCGTTCTACCCCCTGGCCAGACTGGGAACGAGGATCGTCATAAGGCAGATCGAGAAGTGGGGCAAAAGCAAAGGCTACGAGGTCAAGAGGCTGGAGCCGCTGGAAGGCCTAAGGATCGAGGTTGATGAGCATAGGTGGTATTCCAAGCCTGCCCTCGCGGAGGCCTACTAA
- a CDS encoding deoxyribonuclease IV has translation MFKVDRLRFGTAGIPLSTPKRSTIDGVAHVRNLGLDAMELEFVRGVNLKPELAKKIKYVAKKHDVLLTAHAPYYINLNAAEKAKVEASKNRIIQSAERLHDAGGWSVVFHAGYYLKQPPQSVYQKILEALRDIEKKLMDKGIKVWIRPELTGKPTQFGDLEEIVKLSEELEMVLPTIDFAHAHARSKGEFNSIEEWREMLSLLEDRLGREALDNMHIHMSGIEYTAKGERRHLNLQESDMKWEDLLKVLKEFKVKGVVISESPNIEEDALLMKKKYEEIEA, from the coding sequence ATGTTTAAGGTTGATAGACTGCGCTTCGGAACGGCCGGGATTCCGCTCTCAACACCGAAGCGCTCAACGATTGATGGCGTAGCCCACGTGAGGAACCTGGGTTTAGATGCCATGGAGCTCGAGTTCGTCCGTGGGGTCAACCTCAAGCCGGAACTGGCGAAGAAGATAAAGTACGTGGCCAAAAAGCACGACGTCCTGCTCACGGCCCACGCTCCATACTACATCAACCTCAACGCGGCTGAGAAGGCGAAGGTCGAGGCCAGTAAGAACAGGATAATCCAGAGCGCAGAGCGCCTGCACGACGCCGGTGGCTGGAGTGTGGTCTTCCACGCGGGTTACTACCTCAAGCAGCCCCCTCAGAGTGTTTACCAGAAGATACTCGAAGCCCTCAGGGACATCGAGAAAAAGCTGATGGACAAAGGGATCAAGGTCTGGATAAGGCCCGAGCTGACGGGAAAGCCGACCCAGTTCGGAGACCTTGAGGAGATAGTGAAGCTCAGCGAGGAGCTTGAGATGGTTCTCCCGACGATAGACTTTGCCCACGCCCACGCGAGGAGCAAGGGGGAGTTCAACAGCATAGAGGAGTGGCGGGAGATGCTCTCCCTCCTGGAGGACAGACTGGGCAGGGAAGCCCTAGACAATATGCACATACACATGTCGGGCATAGAGTACACTGCCAAGGGCGAGAGGAGGCACCTCAACCTCCAGGAGAGCGACATGAAGTGGGAGGACCTCCTAAAGGTTCTCAAGGAGTTCAAGGTCAAAGGAGTCGTCATAAGCGAGAGTCCCAACATAGAGGAAGACGCGCTGCTGATGAAGAAGAAGTACGAGGAGATAGAGGCCTGA
- a CDS encoding DUF373 family protein, producing the protein MVDIKALVLAIDRDDDFGQKAGVEGPVIGRDACVDAALKLSLADPEDSDANVVYAAVKLHDELKESGEFDEVEVALITGHPKVGLKSDMELARQLEEVLKVFPADGVIPVTDGAEDEQIFPIITSRVPILTSHRVVVKQSEGIETTYYIIYRYMKEILSDPEVAKVVLGIPGMILLLYGIARLISVWYPESVKIISATITGTILLLIGGYFFTKGFRFNVRETVTKQFVVVISVIAGSLIIAGGAINAYFRLEEYALELIGSYPGTPLLATLIYISALNASLILGVSVMITGKVIQSYLKKDYHIWYQSSALLMMPAMWVTIDLTTRYAMAILTLSDIEVFTKLLLAIMDVAVAILVGVYMRGKVKGWEKVEAGASA; encoded by the coding sequence GTGGTTGATATCAAGGCACTGGTTCTTGCCATAGACCGCGACGACGACTTCGGCCAGAAGGCCGGCGTTGAGGGGCCCGTGATAGGGAGAGACGCCTGTGTAGACGCGGCTTTAAAGCTCAGTCTGGCAGATCCCGAAGACAGCGATGCGAACGTTGTTTACGCTGCCGTGAAGCTCCACGACGAGCTCAAGGAGAGCGGTGAGTTTGACGAGGTCGAGGTTGCCCTCATAACCGGACATCCAAAGGTCGGGCTGAAAAGCGACATGGAACTCGCGAGACAGCTTGAGGAGGTTCTCAAGGTTTTTCCGGCCGATGGGGTTATTCCCGTGACCGATGGTGCTGAGGATGAGCAGATTTTTCCCATCATAACCTCCAGGGTTCCAATTTTGACGTCTCACCGCGTTGTGGTCAAGCAGAGCGAGGGCATAGAGACGACCTACTACATCATCTACCGCTACATGAAGGAGATACTGAGCGACCCGGAGGTCGCCAAAGTTGTCCTCGGAATTCCGGGAATGATACTACTCCTCTACGGCATAGCAAGGCTCATAAGTGTCTGGTATCCCGAAAGCGTTAAGATAATCTCGGCGACGATAACGGGCACGATACTACTTCTCATCGGCGGCTACTTCTTCACCAAGGGCTTCCGCTTCAACGTAAGGGAAACGGTCACAAAGCAGTTCGTTGTCGTCATCTCCGTCATAGCCGGCTCGCTGATAATCGCGGGCGGCGCAATAAACGCCTACTTCCGCCTCGAAGAATACGCCTTAGAGCTGATAGGAAGCTACCCCGGAACGCCGCTGCTTGCGACGCTTATCTACATCAGCGCCCTCAACGCGTCGCTTATACTGGGAGTCTCCGTCATGATAACCGGTAAGGTCATCCAGTCCTACCTTAAGAAGGACTACCACATCTGGTACCAGTCCTCGGCGCTCTTAATGATGCCGGCAATGTGGGTGACGATAGACCTCACCACGAGGTACGCGATGGCCATACTCACTCTGTCGGATATAGAGGTGTTCACAAAGCTCCTGCTGGCCATCATGGACGTGGCCGTCGCAATTCTTGTAGGCGTGTACATGAGAGGAAAAGTTAAGGGATGGGAGAAAGTTGAAGCTGGAGCAAGCGCTTGA
- a CDS encoding MTH1187 family thiamine-binding protein, translating into MVIVEFVVVPLGERSLSRYVAEVVKLLESKGVKYQLTPMSTIIEVPTVKDAFAVIEEAHELMFKLGAERVSTTIRIDDRRDKERKMEDKVKSVMEKVRGG; encoded by the coding sequence GTGGTCATAGTGGAGTTCGTAGTCGTCCCCCTCGGCGAGAGGAGCCTGAGCCGATACGTGGCCGAGGTAGTAAAGCTTTTAGAGAGTAAGGGTGTTAAATATCAACTGACGCCGATGTCAACGATAATAGAGGTTCCGACCGTGAAGGACGCGTTCGCAGTGATCGAGGAGGCCCACGAGCTGATGTTCAAGCTCGGCGCCGAAAGGGTCTCCACCACCATCAGAATCGACGACAGGCGTGATAAGGAGCGGAAGATGGAGGACAAGGTGAAATCCGTCATGGAAAAGGTTAGGGGTGGTTGA
- a CDS encoding TIGR00296 family protein, whose protein sequence is MYRIKDEWGEFLVRLARKAVEEYVRHGRTIKPPEDTPPELWEKMGVFVTLNRHDVPPQAALRGCIGFPLPIYPLVEATIKAAIYAAVDDPRFPPVRESELDDLVVEVSVLTPPEPVEGPPEERPKKIKVGRDGLLIEKGIYSGLLLPQVPIEWGWDEEEFLAQTCWKAGLPPDCWLDEDTKVYRFTAEVFEEEYPRGPVRRKPLV, encoded by the coding sequence ATGTACAGGATAAAGGATGAATGGGGTGAGTTCCTCGTCAGGCTCGCGAGGAAAGCCGTCGAGGAGTACGTGAGGCACGGCAGAACGATAAAACCTCCGGAAGATACCCCACCGGAGCTGTGGGAGAAGATGGGCGTCTTCGTCACCCTCAACAGGCACGACGTTCCGCCTCAGGCTGCTCTTCGTGGTTGCATAGGTTTTCCACTCCCGATTTATCCACTCGTTGAAGCGACGATAAAGGCGGCAATCTACGCCGCTGTTGACGACCCGCGCTTCCCGCCGGTGAGGGAGAGCGAGCTTGACGATCTTGTTGTTGAGGTCAGCGTTCTAACTCCTCCTGAACCTGTTGAAGGCCCGCCCGAGGAGAGGCCTAAGAAGATAAAGGTCGGCAGGGATGGGTTACTCATAGAGAAGGGCATCTACTCGGGCTTACTGCTCCCGCAGGTTCCGATAGAGTGGGGCTGGGACGAGGAGGAGTTTTTAGCGCAGACCTGCTGGAAAGCCGGCCTTCCACCCGACTGCTGGCTCGATGAGGACACGAAGGTCTACCGCTTTACTGCAGAGGTATTCGAGGAAGAATACCCGAGGGGGCCAGTGAGGAGGAAGCCGCTGGTCTAA
- a CDS encoding RsmB/NOP family class I SAM-dependent RNA methyltransferase, translating into MELFYRVSFQEVVADALMLVEERELSSKHALERVFKRVVGKDREKARGLAHAYVFEIEKWRAKIDFIINSVLKGSTVEDLDPYLANLLRIGTFEIHFRKVPPAIATDSIIRVVKEKFDFSRAKFVNALMHSIEKFDVEKALKRLKEKDRIEWLSVRFSHPRWYVEYVIDLFGYDEAVRLLLSNNKPQRYYVRANTLKTDVDSLRDYLEENGVRTALTPVPDVLKVLEYKTPVTRLDWYKQGKFVIQDLASAYVAHVLNPDPGERVLDLAAAPGSKTFHAAALMENRGEIVAVDYSYDRLMRMKEKMKLLGIKNVKLVHADGQSFRDKDKFDKIILDAPCSSSGTYRQFPEVKWRFDGEKIKRIISVQRNMLRNAYENLRNGGEMTYSTCSIRIDEDEENVLFAVNRVGLELVPYEFSWGDRGFLEIGDKVFRAWTHRHDCNSFFIAKLRRG; encoded by the coding sequence ATGGAACTGTTTTACCGCGTGAGCTTCCAGGAAGTGGTGGCGGACGCGCTGATGCTCGTTGAGGAGCGCGAGCTGTCTTCCAAGCACGCGCTTGAGAGAGTCTTTAAGCGAGTGGTCGGAAAGGACCGCGAGAAGGCGAGAGGTTTGGCCCACGCCTACGTCTTCGAGATAGAGAAGTGGCGGGCGAAGATAGACTTCATAATCAACTCGGTTTTGAAGGGCTCAACCGTTGAAGACCTCGACCCCTACCTGGCAAACCTCCTCCGCATAGGGACCTTTGAGATACACTTCCGGAAGGTTCCTCCCGCGATAGCGACTGACTCAATAATCCGCGTGGTTAAAGAAAAGTTCGATTTCTCCCGCGCCAAATTCGTCAACGCGCTGATGCACTCGATAGAGAAGTTCGACGTCGAAAAGGCTCTAAAGAGGCTCAAGGAGAAGGACAGGATAGAGTGGTTGAGCGTTCGCTTCTCCCACCCGCGCTGGTACGTGGAGTATGTTATCGACCTTTTCGGCTACGACGAGGCGGTAAGGCTTCTCCTCAGCAACAACAAACCTCAGCGCTACTATGTAAGGGCCAACACGCTGAAGACGGACGTTGACTCGCTGAGGGACTACCTTGAGGAAAACGGCGTTAGGACTGCCTTAACTCCGGTTCCTGACGTTTTGAAGGTTCTTGAATACAAGACGCCGGTCACGAGGCTCGACTGGTATAAACAAGGGAAGTTCGTGATCCAGGATTTGGCCTCAGCATATGTCGCCCACGTTCTGAATCCTGATCCGGGCGAGAGGGTTCTCGATTTGGCGGCGGCCCCCGGCTCGAAGACATTCCATGCGGCGGCGCTGATGGAGAACAGGGGCGAGATAGTTGCTGTGGATTATTCCTACGACAGATTGATGAGAATGAAAGAGAAAATGAAGCTTTTGGGGATTAAAAACGTCAAACTGGTTCACGCCGACGGCCAGAGCTTCAGGGATAAAGATAAGTTCGACAAAATAATCCTCGACGCGCCGTGTTCAAGCTCCGGGACTTACCGCCAGTTCCCGGAGGTGAAGTGGCGCTTCGACGGGGAGAAGATTAAGCGCATAATCAGCGTGCAGAGGAACATGCTGAGGAATGCTTACGAGAACCTCCGCAACGGCGGCGAGATGACATACTCAACATGCTCGATCAGAATCGATGAGGACGAGGAGAACGTGCTCTTCGCGGTAAACCGCGTTGGGCTGGAGCTTGTTCCCTACGAGTTCAGCTGGGGTGATAGGGGCTTCCTTGAGATTGGGGATAAAGTCTTCCGGGCCTGGACTCACAGGCACGACTGCAACAGCTTTTTCATTGCAAAATTGAGGAGAGGTTAG
- a CDS encoding DUF3368 domain-containing protein, translating into MRVVFNSSPVIALAKLGYLKHAVRLFGEVFVPEAVVEDINAKEDEVSSVLSKLLKSGEVKMASPSREALPGYSGLHHGELEAIALAKELGAFVILDDLKARKAARLEGLSVIGTVAVLRLLKDAGLLKETDDELFNALRSVGFRIRPELFYKIMGGEL; encoded by the coding sequence GTGAGGGTCGTCTTTAACTCTTCTCCCGTCATAGCCCTCGCAAAGCTCGGATACCTAAAGCACGCGGTTAGACTCTTCGGCGAAGTTTTTGTTCCAGAGGCCGTTGTTGAAGATATCAACGCCAAAGAAGACGAAGTTAGCTCGGTTCTCTCAAAATTGCTGAAGTCCGGGGAGGTTAAGATGGCTTCTCCCTCCAGAGAGGCTCTGCCCGGCTATTCAGGGCTCCACCATGGAGAATTGGAGGCAATAGCACTCGCCAAGGAACTCGGAGCGTTTGTCATATTGGACGATTTAAAGGCCCGCAAAGCGGCGAGATTGGAGGGACTTAGTGTCATTGGCACGGTGGCAGTCCTGAGGCTTCTTAAGGATGCCGGTCTTTTGAAGGAGACTGACGACGAGCTATTTAATGCTCTGCGTTCGGTCGGGTTTAGGATACGCCCAGAACTGTTTTACAAGATTATGGGTGGTGAGTTATGA
- a CDS encoding DNA polymerase, translated as MILDADYITEDGKPVIRIFRKEKGEFKIEYDRNFEPYFYALLKDDSAIEDVKKITAERHGTTVRVVRAEKVKKKFLGRPIEVWKLYFTHPQDVPAIRDKIREHPAVVDIYEYDIPFAKRYLIDKGLIPMEGDEELKMLAFDIETLYHEGEEFAEGPILMISYADEEGARVITWKNIDLPYVDVVSTEKEMIKRFLRVIKEKDPDVLITYNGDNFDFAYLKKRSEKLGVKFILGRDGSEPKIQRMGDRFAVEVKGRIHFDLYPVIRRTINLPTYTLEAVYEAIFGQPKEKVYAEEITQAWETGEGLERVARYSMEDAKVTYELGKEFFPMEAQLSRLVGQSLWDVSRSSTGNLVEWFLLRKAYERNELAPNKPDEKELARRRESYAGGYVKEPEKGLWENIVYLDFRSLYPSIIITHNVSPDTLNREGCKEYDVAPQVGHRFCKDFPGFIPSLLGDLLEERQKIKKNMKATIDPIEKKLLDYRQRAIKILANSFYGYYGYAKARWYCRECAESVTAWGRQYIETTIREIEDKFGFKVLYADTDGFFATIPGADAETVKKKSKEFLKYINAKLPGLLELEYEGFYKRGFFVTKKKYAVIDEEDKITTRGLEIVRRDWSEIAKETQARVLEAILKHGDVEEAVKIVKEVTEKLSKYEVPPEKLVIHEQITRDLKDYKATGPHVAVAKRLAARGIKIRPGTVISYIVLKGSGRIGDRAIPFDEFDPTKHKYDAEYYIENQVLPAVERILRAFGYRKEDLRYQKTRQVGLGAWLGMGKK; from the coding sequence ATGATCCTCGATGCCGACTACATTACCGAAGACGGAAAGCCCGTCATCAGGATATTCAGGAAGGAGAAGGGCGAGTTTAAGATCGAGTACGACAGGAATTTTGAGCCCTACTTCTATGCCCTCCTGAAGGACGATTCTGCGATTGAAGACGTCAAAAAGATAACCGCGGAGAGGCACGGCACTACCGTTAGGGTCGTCAGGGCCGAGAAGGTGAAGAAGAAGTTCCTCGGCAGGCCGATAGAGGTCTGGAAGCTCTACTTCACCCACCCCCAGGACGTTCCCGCAATCAGAGACAAAATAAGGGAACATCCAGCCGTTGTGGACATCTACGAGTACGACATCCCCTTCGCGAAGCGCTACCTCATAGACAAGGGCTTAATCCCGATGGAGGGCGATGAAGAACTTAAGATGCTCGCCTTCGACATCGAGACGCTCTACCACGAGGGCGAGGAGTTCGCCGAAGGGCCCATCCTGATGATAAGCTACGCCGACGAGGAAGGGGCGCGCGTTATTACCTGGAAGAATATCGACCTCCCCTACGTTGACGTCGTTTCCACTGAGAAGGAGATGATAAAGCGCTTCCTCAGGGTCATCAAGGAGAAGGATCCCGACGTGCTAATAACATACAACGGCGATAACTTCGACTTCGCCTACCTCAAGAAGCGCTCCGAGAAGCTCGGCGTCAAGTTCATCCTCGGGAGGGACGGCAGTGAGCCGAAAATTCAGAGGATGGGCGACCGCTTTGCAGTGGAGGTCAAGGGAAGGATTCACTTCGACCTCTACCCCGTCATAAGGAGGACGATTAACCTGCCCACTTACACCCTTGAGGCAGTATATGAAGCCATCTTTGGACAGCCAAAGGAGAAGGTCTACGCGGAAGAGATAACGCAGGCCTGGGAGACGGGCGAGGGATTAGAAAGGGTGGCCCGCTACTCGATGGAAGATGCTAAGGTAACCTACGAGCTCGGAAAAGAGTTCTTCCCGATGGAGGCCCAGCTCTCGCGTCTCGTAGGCCAGAGCCTCTGGGATGTCTCGCGCTCGAGTACCGGAAACCTCGTCGAGTGGTTTTTGCTGAGGAAGGCCTACGAGAGGAACGAGCTTGCACCAAACAAGCCAGACGAGAAGGAACTGGCCAGGAGAAGGGAGAGCTACGCGGGTGGATACGTCAAGGAGCCTGAGAAAGGACTGTGGGAAAACATAGTCTACTTAGATTTTCGCTCTCTCTACCCCTCTATAATTATTACACACAACGTCTCCCCAGATACGCTCAACAGGGAGGGCTGTAAGGAGTACGACGTGGCTCCTCAGGTGGGACACCGCTTCTGCAAGGACTTCCCCGGCTTCATTCCGAGCCTCCTCGGAGACCTTTTGGAGGAGAGGCAGAAGATAAAGAAGAACATGAAGGCCACGATAGACCCGATCGAGAAGAAGCTCCTTGATTACAGGCAACGGGCCATTAAAATCCTTGCTAATAGTTTCTACGGTTACTACGGCTACGCAAAGGCCCGCTGGTACTGCAGGGAGTGCGCCGAGAGCGTGACAGCTTGGGGCAGGCAGTACATCGAGACCACGATAAGGGAAATAGAGGATAAATTTGGCTTTAAAGTGCTTTACGCAGACACCGACGGGTTTTTCGCGACAATCCCAGGAGCTGATGCCGAAACCGTCAAAAAGAAGTCCAAGGAGTTCCTCAAGTATATTAACGCCAAGCTGCCCGGCCTGCTCGAGCTGGAGTACGAGGGCTTCTACAAGCGCGGTTTCTTCGTGACGAAGAAGAAGTACGCGGTTATAGACGAGGAAGACAAGATAACGACGCGCGGGCTTGAAATAGTCAGGCGTGACTGGAGCGAGATAGCAAAGGAGACGCAGGCGAGGGTTCTTGAGGCGATACTCAAGCACGGTGACGTTGAGGAAGCTGTAAAGATTGTCAAAGAGGTGACGGAAAAGCTCAGCAAGTACGAAGTTCCACCAGAGAAGCTTGTCATCCACGAGCAGATAACTCGCGACCTGAAGGACTACAAGGCCACCGGCCCGCATGTGGCTGTTGCAAAGCGCCTCGCCGCGAGGGGAATAAAAATCCGGCCCGGGACGGTCATAAGCTACATCGTGCTCAAAGGCTCTGGAAGGATTGGGGACAGGGCTATACCGTTCGACGAGTTCGATCCGACAAAGCACAAGTACGATGCGGAATACTACATCGAGAACCAGGTTCTGCCGGCGGTGGAGAGAATTCTGAGGGCCTTTGGCTACCGTAAGGAGGACCTACGCTACCAGAAGACGCGGCAGGTTGGCTTGGGGGCGTGGCTCGGAATGGGGAAGAAGTGA
- a CDS encoding HAD family hydrolase, whose amino-acid sequence MKLVSFDVWNTLLDINVMLDAMAVELSKLMGACIVDVVEGMMLTRERIKAMRAKTAGDPTRALEESQEMLAELLGIDVELVKRAAARAVLGVGDEIVLPGAKEALEGVKRRGLKVTVTGNVMFWPGSYTRLLLERFRLMDYIDKTFFADEVRAFKPMREMFEKPLKAFNVKPEEAIHIGDTKAEDFEGALKAGMWAVWINPEAEGVRQIHERGFEVPGVEGILEVLELTKGNDI is encoded by the coding sequence GTGAAGCTGGTTTCATTCGACGTCTGGAACACTCTCCTAGACATAAACGTCATGCTCGACGCTATGGCGGTTGAGCTCTCGAAGCTCATGGGAGCGTGCATAGTGGACGTTGTCGAGGGCATGATGCTCACGAGGGAGAGGATAAAGGCCATGCGCGCCAAAACGGCTGGCGACCCGACCAGGGCCCTGGAGGAGAGCCAGGAGATGCTGGCCGAACTCCTCGGAATCGACGTCGAACTCGTTAAGAGGGCCGCCGCGAGGGCAGTTCTTGGAGTTGGGGACGAGATAGTCCTGCCGGGAGCAAAAGAGGCCCTTGAGGGCGTCAAGCGGAGAGGCCTGAAGGTTACCGTGACGGGCAACGTGATGTTCTGGCCAGGCTCATACACGAGGCTTTTGCTCGAGCGCTTTAGGCTCATGGACTACATCGATAAGACCTTCTTCGCGGACGAGGTCAGGGCTTTCAAGCCAATGAGGGAGATGTTCGAGAAGCCTCTCAAGGCCTTCAACGTGAAGCCGGAGGAAGCGATACACATCGGCGACACAAAGGCGGAAGACTTCGAGGGAGCTTTGAAGGCCGGAATGTGGGCCGTCTGGATAAACCCGGAAGCGGAAGGAGTAAGGCAGATCCACGAGAGGGGCTTTGAGGTTCCGGGCGTTGAGGGGATTTTGGAGGTGCTGGAGCTGACAAAAGGGAATGATATTTAA
- a CDS encoding DUF3226 domain-containing protein, which produces MRVVTGSRWEEFAEENSALFPEYRKNRDELLTFTSSLKGNETVVTSSLELIDLIAWRFRKGEENVLIYSDTGKALTLKEVYELRKYLDFDVRGGFSGEEARTSVLFVEGKTDAKFFKAVFKKLFEFKESRSAPRNLRFIERVFERDNFDLLRREGDNYYLAVIPSEGNSGVIRNLGNFLRAMDVFDFRVDRVGAAIDVDEDRESALASITGKLSGFKHEKTPLGYRVGETEVVPLIIGLPFEDELIEWKKPTVEDLMLHLIAREGLLDKVKPGLRALNESLGRKLKPKEVMYLALSAYGHWGNLEGFYELFVMRSRFRNLKAVLREARLMEELSYLAGMEVGGRR; this is translated from the coding sequence ATGCGAGTCGTAACTGGAAGCAGATGGGAGGAGTTTGCGGAGGAAAACTCTGCTCTTTTCCCAGAATACCGGAAAAACCGTGATGAACTGTTGACTTTTACCAGCTCACTCAAAGGGAACGAGACAGTCGTAACTTCAAGCCTTGAGCTGATTGACCTGATCGCCTGGAGGTTCCGAAAGGGCGAGGAGAACGTTCTGATATACTCGGACACTGGAAAGGCCCTCACGCTCAAGGAAGTCTATGAGCTGAGGAAGTACCTCGACTTCGACGTTCGCGGTGGCTTCTCGGGTGAAGAAGCGAGGACGAGCGTCCTGTTCGTTGAGGGAAAGACGGACGCCAAGTTCTTCAAGGCGGTCTTCAAGAAGCTCTTTGAGTTCAAAGAGAGCAGAAGTGCCCCGAGAAATTTAAGGTTCATTGAACGGGTTTTCGAGCGCGACAACTTCGACCTGCTCAGGCGTGAGGGGGACAACTACTACCTCGCGGTGATTCCGAGCGAGGGAAACTCTGGGGTCATCAGGAACCTCGGAAACTTCCTGAGGGCGATGGACGTCTTCGACTTCAGGGTCGACAGAGTAGGGGCGGCAATAGACGTAGATGAAGACCGAGAGAGTGCCCTCGCATCCATAACCGGGAAGCTCTCCGGTTTCAAACACGAAAAGACCCCCTTGGGCTACCGCGTCGGCGAAACCGAGGTGGTTCCGCTCATAATAGGCCTTCCCTTCGAGGACGAGCTGATAGAGTGGAAGAAACCGACGGTTGAAGACCTAATGCTCCACCTCATAGCGAGGGAGGGACTGCTTGATAAGGTAAAGCCCGGCCTGAGGGCACTCAACGAGAGCCTCGGGAGAAAGCTCAAGCCAAAGGAGGTCATGTATTTGGCGCTCTCGGCCTACGGGCACTGGGGGAACCTTGAAGGCTTCTACGAGCTGTTCGTCATGCGCTCCCGCTTCAGGAACCTGAAGGCGGTCCTGAGGGAAGCTAGGCTGATGGAGGAGCTCTCCTACCTGGCCGGAATGGAAGTGGGTGGGAGGCGTTGA